In Lewinellaceae bacterium, a single window of DNA contains:
- a CDS encoding ligase-associated DNA damage response DEXH box helicase, whose product MTEKELLNIGRQWFEQQGWQPFPFQLEAWRCYLDGYSGLVNAPTGTGKTYALAMGILLEGIASSPPLDSSPPLAAAGSGLQAIWITPIRALAKEIQSSVQRAADDLGLNWQVAIRSGDTKSSERAKQKKNPPEVLITTPESLHLLLASKGYSKYFQNLNAIVVDEWHELVGTKRGVQVELALSRLKGLLPALKVWGISATIGNMDEALAVLLGNTLQTGRYKAVRANIPKQIEIESILPDEIERFPWAGHLGIKLLEKVLPVLEQSQSTLIFTNTRAQCEIWYQHLLDVAPDLAGAIAMHHGSISRELRDWVEDALHQGILKAVVCTSSLDLGVDFRPVESIIQIGSPKGVARFMQRAGRSGHQPGALSKIYFVPAHSLELIEAAALRRAIGQGELESRIPYIRSFDVLLQYLVTLAVSEGFRPEEIYEEVKGTFSFNSITEDEWAWCLDFITTGGQSLEAYDEYKKVVVEDGVYKVVSRRTAMRHRLQIGTIASDVSMTIKYVNGKRIGTVEEWFIAQLRPGDVFWFAGRSLELVRIKEMMVQVKRSQKKTGKIPSWQGGRMPLSSQLSSSLRFKMAQLSRRDFTDVELEKLEPLIELQGRRSHVPDETEFLIEYFQSREGHHLLFYPYEGRFVHEGMGALFAYRISRLLPLSFSIAMSDYGFELLSDSEIPIDEALKQGLFSTDGLSQDIQASINAAEMAKRRFRDIAGISGLIFKGFPGKQKKDRHLQSSSQLFFEVFNDYEPNNLLLLQAYDEVMSFQLEEARLREALRRIQGQRVVLSRPEQATPFAFPIMVDRLRQKLSSEKLEDRIRKMKLQLIRD is encoded by the coding sequence ATGACAGAGAAGGAACTCCTAAATATCGGCAGGCAGTGGTTCGAACAGCAAGGCTGGCAGCCCTTCCCCTTTCAGTTGGAAGCCTGGCGTTGCTACCTCGACGGCTACAGCGGCCTGGTCAATGCACCCACCGGCACGGGCAAGACGTATGCGCTGGCAATGGGGATTTTGCTGGAGGGGATAGCCTCCAGCCCCCCTCTGGATTCTTCCCCTCCTTTGGCGGCGGCCGGGAGTGGGCTCCAGGCCATCTGGATCACCCCCATCCGCGCGCTGGCCAAGGAGATTCAAAGTTCTGTACAGCGAGCCGCCGATGATCTGGGGTTAAACTGGCAGGTTGCCATCCGAAGCGGGGACACCAAATCCAGTGAGCGGGCAAAGCAGAAGAAAAACCCGCCCGAGGTGCTTATCACCACGCCGGAAAGCCTGCACCTGCTGCTGGCCAGCAAGGGGTACTCCAAATACTTTCAGAACCTCAACGCCATCGTAGTGGACGAGTGGCACGAACTCGTCGGCACCAAACGCGGGGTGCAGGTGGAGCTTGCCCTGTCCAGGCTGAAGGGCCTGCTGCCTGCCCTGAAAGTATGGGGCATCTCCGCCACCATCGGCAATATGGACGAAGCCCTGGCGGTGCTGCTGGGCAATACCCTGCAAACCGGCCGGTATAAGGCCGTGCGAGCCAACATCCCAAAGCAGATCGAGATCGAATCCATTCTGCCCGACGAGATCGAACGCTTCCCCTGGGCTGGCCACCTGGGCATCAAGCTGCTGGAAAAAGTGCTGCCCGTGCTGGAGCAAAGCCAGAGTACGCTCATTTTTACCAATACCCGGGCACAGTGCGAAATATGGTACCAACACCTGTTGGACGTCGCGCCCGATCTGGCCGGCGCCATCGCCATGCACCACGGGTCCATCAGCCGCGAGCTGCGCGACTGGGTGGAGGACGCCTTGCACCAGGGCATCCTCAAAGCCGTCGTCTGCACGTCCAGCCTCGACCTGGGCGTAGATTTCCGCCCGGTAGAGTCCATCATACAGATCGGCAGCCCCAAAGGGGTGGCGCGCTTCATGCAACGGGCGGGCCGCAGCGGCCACCAGCCGGGAGCGCTGAGCAAAATCTACTTTGTGCCGGCCCACTCCCTGGAGCTGATCGAGGCAGCCGCCCTGCGGCGGGCTATCGGGCAGGGGGAGCTGGAAAGCCGAATCCCCTATATCCGGTCCTTCGATGTGCTGCTGCAGTATCTGGTCACTCTGGCCGTTTCCGAAGGCTTCCGCCCGGAAGAGATTTACGAAGAAGTAAAAGGAACGTTTTCTTTCAACAGCATCACCGAAGACGAATGGGCGTGGTGCCTGGATTTCATTACCACCGGCGGCCAGTCGCTGGAAGCCTACGACGAATATAAAAAAGTAGTCGTAGAGGATGGCGTGTACAAGGTGGTAAGCCGCCGCACCGCCATGCGCCACCGCCTGCAGATCGGCACCATCGCCAGCGATGTGAGCATGACGATCAAATATGTCAATGGCAAGCGCATCGGGACGGTAGAGGAGTGGTTCATCGCCCAGTTGCGCCCGGGCGATGTCTTCTGGTTTGCCGGCCGCAGCCTGGAGCTGGTGCGCATCAAGGAGATGATGGTGCAGGTGAAGCGAAGCCAGAAAAAAACCGGAAAAATCCCCAGCTGGCAGGGTGGAAGGATGCCCTTGTCCTCTCAGCTTTCCTCCTCCCTGCGCTTCAAAATGGCGCAACTGAGCCGACGTGACTTCACCGATGTGGAGCTGGAAAAGCTGGAACCGCTCATCGAACTCCAGGGCCGCCGCTCCCATGTGCCCGATGAAACAGAGTTCCTCATCGAGTACTTTCAAAGCCGCGAGGGGCATCACCTGTTGTTCTACCCCTACGAAGGCCGTTTCGTGCACGAAGGCATGGGCGCCCTTTTCGCCTACCGCATCTCCCGCTTGTTGCCCCTCAGCTTTTCCATCGCCATGAGCGATTATGGCTTCGAGCTGCTCTCCGACTCCGAAATCCCTATCGACGAAGCGCTGAAACAAGGCCTCTTTTCCACCGACGGCCTCAGCCAGGACATCCAGGCCAGCATCAACGCCGCCGAGATGGCCAAGCGCCGCTTCCGGGACATCGCCGGCATCAGCGGCCTCATTTTTAAAGGCTTTCCCGGAAAACAGAAGAAAGACCGCCACCTGCAGTCCTCCTCCCAGCTCTTCTTCGAGGTCTTCAACGACTACGAGCCCAACAACCTGCTCCTCCTCCAGGCCTACGACGAGGTGATGAGCTTCCAACTGGAAGAGGCGCGCCTGCGGGAGGCGCTGCGGCGCATCCAGGGGCAGCGGGTCGTGCTTAGCCGGCCGGAACAGGCCACGCCTTTCGCTTTTCCGATTATGGTCGACCGCCTTCGCCAGAAATTGAGTTCCGAGAAGCTGGAGGATCGAATAAGGAAGATGAAGTTGCAACTGATCAGGGATTGA
- a CDS encoding T9SS type A sorting domain-containing protein — protein sequence MPVFEAAEGIPVFQQGRELSYALTGGLEAPQFSRIDLNGDEFGDLLVFDRVGAKALPFVAVAAPEGMRYRYAPAYEAALPPLSQMAKVIDLNCDGLGDLLTTEELGSAADVALKVYLRQPAAGGSLVFQAQRLQLYNSLNDTLIRIHAFDLPAVADINGDELPDLLYIPRGGTQIQYYENISLQTGDCSSLAFELRDDCWGGATYTLEGAFELYACEPGRFVSASGCAGSAMLLLDDDGDGDQDLLFSGIYDFHIQLLANGGDAQQAELSSSSIDWLNGGAALMEFPAPYLLDLEEDGRADLIAATNRINGVGYSPYGKDVYHFRKDNGDGSWNLQSSRFMVKDMIDPGFRSSPAVYDVNEDGLPDLLIAYNSAHPIYGYTSRIALYLNTGSPAEPAFALSAEDFGLLSIYNLKSIHPAMGDLNGDGVPELVLGVEDGRLLVFTNSQSALSNYFPMEPNPLAEVALYGYARPQLIDVDENGTLDLLCGARNGAMAFIENAGSPSAPQFTLVRDTLGGVLPEGYFQECSPFFLKQDDGSYFVYYGRLDGKVSLYQGRLDEDFTLLAPQLSAIDVGERATVVLHDLNADGMPELLAGNMRGGIEIFEANLLSATAGPRGGQLSARAVPNPARRETSIEVEGLSGAASLLVFDATGRLVRNEKIESGDSPHRLNLYGLTAGLYHYRIYSATQTGGGKLIIIK from the coding sequence GTGCCCGTATTCGAGGCAGCAGAAGGCATACCCGTCTTTCAACAGGGGCGGGAGCTGTCCTATGCCCTAACCGGAGGGCTGGAAGCGCCGCAATTTTCCCGGATCGACCTCAATGGCGACGAGTTCGGCGACCTGCTCGTTTTTGACCGGGTTGGCGCCAAGGCGCTGCCTTTCGTCGCTGTTGCTGCTCCGGAAGGCATGCGTTACCGCTATGCGCCGGCGTATGAGGCCGCGCTGCCGCCCCTCAGCCAGATGGCTAAAGTGATCGACCTCAACTGCGACGGGCTCGGCGACCTGCTGACCACCGAGGAGTTGGGCAGCGCTGCCGACGTCGCCCTGAAAGTCTATCTGCGGCAACCTGCCGCAGGCGGCAGCCTCGTATTTCAAGCTCAGCGCCTCCAGTTGTACAATAGTTTAAACGACACCCTCATCCGCATCCATGCCTTCGACCTGCCTGCCGTGGCTGACATCAACGGCGACGAACTGCCCGACCTGCTTTACATTCCCCGGGGAGGAACTCAAATCCAGTATTACGAAAACATTTCTCTGCAAACCGGCGATTGCAGCAGCCTGGCCTTCGAGCTGCGGGATGATTGCTGGGGAGGCGCCACGTATACCCTGGAGGGCGCCTTCGAATTGTACGCCTGCGAACCCGGCCGGTTCGTCTCGGCCTCGGGCTGCGCCGGCTCCGCCATGCTGCTGCTGGACGACGATGGCGATGGCGACCAGGACCTGCTGTTCAGCGGCATTTACGATTTCCACATTCAATTGCTGGCCAACGGCGGCGACGCACAACAGGCGGAGCTGAGCAGCTCCTCCATTGACTGGCTCAACGGAGGAGCAGCGCTGATGGAGTTCCCGGCGCCCTACCTGCTCGACCTGGAAGAAGACGGCCGCGCCGACCTCATCGCCGCCACCAACCGCATCAACGGGGTGGGCTACAGCCCCTATGGCAAAGATGTATACCACTTCCGGAAAGACAACGGAGACGGCAGCTGGAACCTGCAATCCAGCCGGTTTATGGTAAAGGATATGATCGACCCTGGTTTCCGGTCCAGCCCTGCCGTCTACGACGTGAACGAAGACGGGCTGCCGGACCTGCTAATTGCGTACAATTCTGCACATCCGATATACGGCTACACCTCCCGCATCGCCCTCTACCTCAACACCGGCAGCCCTGCCGAACCGGCATTTGCGCTGAGCGCCGAAGATTTTGGCCTGCTGAGCATTTACAACCTCAAGTCCATCCACCCCGCCATGGGCGACCTCAACGGCGACGGCGTGCCGGAGCTGGTGCTGGGCGTGGAAGACGGCAGGCTGCTCGTCTTTACCAACAGCCAGAGCGCACTCAGCAACTACTTCCCGATGGAACCCAACCCCCTGGCGGAAGTGGCCCTCTATGGCTACGCCCGCCCCCAGCTCATCGATGTAGATGAGAATGGAACCCTGGACCTGCTCTGCGGCGCCCGCAACGGCGCTATGGCGTTTATCGAAAATGCCGGCTCCCCTTCTGCCCCGCAGTTCACCCTGGTGCGAGACACCCTGGGCGGAGTGCTGCCGGAAGGCTACTTCCAGGAGTGCAGCCCTTTTTTCCTGAAACAGGACGACGGCAGCTATTTCGTATATTACGGCCGGCTCGATGGCAAAGTCAGCCTCTACCAGGGGCGGCTCGACGAGGATTTCACCTTGCTCGCCCCTCAGCTTTCCGCCATCGATGTTGGCGAACGGGCAACTGTGGTTCTTCACGACCTGAACGCGGATGGCATGCCGGAATTGCTTGCCGGCAACATGCGGGGAGGAATCGAAATTTTTGAAGCCAATTTGCTTTCTGCAACAGCAGGACCGAGGGGCGGCCAGCTTTCCGCCCGCGCTGTCCCCAACCCCGCCCGCAGGGAAACATCGATCGAGGTTGAAGGGCTTTCGGGAGCAGCTTCGCTACTGGTCTTCGACGCAACCGGCCGCCTGGTACGCAACGAAAAGATAGAATCGGGAGATTCGCCTCACCGGCTTAACTTATACGGCCTGACGGCAGGCCTTTACCACTACCGAATCTATTCCGCCACACAGACGGGCGGAGGAAAATTAATAATTATCAAATAG
- a CDS encoding gliding motility-associated C-terminal domain-containing protein, with amino-acid sequence MFYIFGDETLVSIRSLLLFNRWGETVYEGYNFPPNDPVYGWDGSFRGQVMNPAVFAYVAEVEFSDGVVELYYGDVTLAR; translated from the coding sequence ATCTTCTACATCTTTGGAGATGAGACGCTGGTGAGCATCCGTTCGCTGCTCCTCTTCAACCGCTGGGGGGAGACGGTCTACGAAGGCTACAACTTCCCGCCCAACGACCCGGTTTATGGCTGGGACGGCAGCTTCCGCGGCCAGGTGATGAACCCGGCGGTTTTTGCCTACGTGGCGGAAGTGGAGTTTTCGGATGGAGTGGTGGAGTTGTACTATGGGGATGTGACGCTGGCGAGGTAA
- a CDS encoding S8 family serine peptidase — translation MRNFCKSFLGAVLALALAALFAECSSPGEPSPPSDYHCKGNVFVPFSTEGCSGVGTEVPFVCNEIILDPADPKVMAAWRKYLLAQGFEKVDSCACGNEMELWRFHKDNLNDPDFDVIGIVEDPPPDVEAIAGGGPAWASLNYVLSFEPVELKGFSDSLLPEQTITPCPANPVKVAIVDTGIDIEGGLGNTILGNFDWDFTTTGISCDKSKDLGFNIPELGTEPIDNHGHGTAVNGVVAGIPYYNDVTLDLPMEFLNIKVTDDSTGSGSLFKALCGLYYAIEEGANVINVSWGYMGNLDNEEIPMIERCLDYAASHKAIVVAGMGNDYTYLNGYSKFLPASLAEFKPNVISVGATQNGGAKANFSNWGFNSAEMTITAPGVEIISAYPKKLQSNPPTGVASQSGTSFSAPHVTRTVAALWSLDSGLSMADVITIIKNTGDDGGSYRKLHHKAAVHQVCPDFPL, via the coding sequence ATGAGAAACTTCTGTAAGTCCTTTTTGGGCGCCGTACTGGCGCTTGCTTTGGCAGCATTGTTTGCCGAATGCTCCTCTCCGGGCGAGCCAAGCCCTCCTTCGGATTACCACTGCAAAGGCAATGTTTTTGTGCCCTTCTCCACCGAAGGCTGCTCCGGGGTGGGGACGGAGGTGCCGTTTGTATGCAATGAGATCATCCTCGACCCTGCCGACCCCAAAGTAATGGCAGCGTGGAGGAAATACCTCCTGGCGCAAGGCTTTGAAAAAGTGGACAGCTGCGCGTGCGGGAATGAGATGGAATTGTGGCGCTTTCATAAAGACAACCTCAATGATCCGGACTTTGACGTCATCGGCATCGTTGAAGACCCGCCGCCGGATGTAGAGGCTATAGCAGGCGGCGGCCCGGCCTGGGCCTCGCTAAACTATGTTCTCTCCTTTGAGCCGGTTGAACTGAAAGGTTTTTCGGATTCTCTGCTGCCGGAGCAGACAATAACTCCCTGCCCGGCAAACCCGGTAAAGGTGGCAATAGTGGACACCGGGATCGATATTGAGGGTGGGCTAGGTAATACTATTTTGGGGAATTTTGACTGGGACTTTACCACAACGGGTATAAGTTGCGACAAGTCAAAGGACTTAGGCTTCAATATCCCGGAACTGGGCACGGAGCCGATAGACAATCACGGGCACGGAACTGCGGTCAATGGAGTCGTCGCCGGCATTCCTTACTACAATGACGTCACGCTGGACCTTCCCATGGAATTCCTCAATATCAAGGTGACGGATGACAGCACAGGCTCAGGGTCGTTGTTTAAGGCGCTTTGCGGGTTGTATTACGCCATCGAGGAAGGCGCCAATGTCATCAACGTAAGCTGGGGGTACATGGGCAACCTGGACAACGAGGAAATCCCGATGATAGAACGTTGCCTGGATTACGCCGCCAGTCATAAAGCCATCGTGGTGGCCGGCATGGGCAATGATTACACCTATCTCAACGGATACTCCAAATTCCTGCCGGCGAGCCTGGCGGAGTTCAAGCCCAACGTCATCTCGGTAGGCGCTACTCAAAATGGCGGCGCCAAAGCTAATTTCTCCAACTGGGGCTTTAACTCTGCCGAAATGACGATCACAGCGCCCGGCGTAGAAATAATCAGCGCCTACCCAAAGAAATTGCAGAGCAACCCTCCCACCGGAGTGGCCAGTCAATCGGGCACTTCGTTTTCAGCGCCCCACGTTACCCGTACGGTGGCGGCTCTTTGGAGCCTGGATTCAGGATTGTCTATGGCCGATGTAATTACAATTATAAAGAATACGGGAGACGACGGAGGCAGTTACCGAAAACTGCATCACAAGGCTGCCGTGCATCAGGTTTGCCCTGATTTTCCGCTATAG